A single window of Aspergillus flavus chromosome 4, complete sequence DNA harbors:
- a CDS encoding polyprenyl synthetase (farnesyl-pyrophosphate synthetase), with product MPATDRAAFQEVFPSLAEDILAYAKESNLPENALQWFEKALNVNVPGGKLNRGLSCPDTGLALLEKPLTEEQFKHLSILGWLTELLQAFFLVSDDIMDSSITRRGQPCWYRQEGVGLIAINDAFLLESSIYVILKKHFRSHPAYADFIDLFHETTWQTELGQLCDLITAPEDKVDLNNFSMEKYMFIVTYKTAYYSFYLPVALALLYLQRATPSNLRQAHDILIPLGQYFQVQDDYLDAYGDPEVIGKIGTDIKDNKCSWLVNQALQRCNAEQRKVLDEAYGRKDDALEAKVKALYKELDLEKVYQEYEEKIVGELKEKIAAVDESGGLKKEVFNAFLGKIYKRSK from the exons ATGCCTGCCACTGACCGTGCCGCTTTCCAGGAGGTCTTCCCCTCCTTGGCCGAAGATATCCTGGCCTATGCGAAGGAGTCAAACTTGCCCGAAAATGCCCTCCAGTGGTTTGAGAAG GCCCTCAATGTTAACGTTCCCGGTGGAAAGCTGAACCGCGGTCTTTCCTGCCCCGACACCGGTCTCGCTCTTCTGGAGAAGCCCCTGACCGAGGAGCAGTTCAAGCACCTCAGCATTCTGGGATGGCTCACCGAGCTTCTCCAGGCTTTCTTCCTGGTCAGCGATGACATTATGGACAGCTCGATCACCCGTCGTGGTCAGCCATGCTGGTACCGTCAGGAGGGTGTCGGTCTGATCGCCATTAACGATGCCTTCCTGCTCGAATCTTCCATTTATGTCATTCTCAAGAAGCACTTCCGCTCGCACCCCGCCTACGCCGACTTCATCGATCTCTTCCACGAGACTACTTGGCAGACTGAGCTGGGTCAGCTCTGTGACCTGATTACCGCCCCCGAGGACAAGGTCGACCTCAACAACTTCTCCATGGAGAAGTATATGTTCATCGTCACCTACAAGACCGCCTACTACAGCTTCTACCTGCCTGTCGCCCTGGCTCTGCTCTACCTTCAGCGTGCCACGCCCAGCAACCTCCGCCAGGCCCacgacatcctcatcccTCTGGGCCAGTACTTCCAGGTTCAGGATGACTACCTCGATGCCTACGGCGATCCTGAAGTCATTGGTAAGATCGGTACCGATATCAAGGACAACAAGTGCTCTTGGCTCGTCAATCAGGCTCTCCAGCGCTGCAATGCTGAGCAGCGCAAGGTCCTCGACGAGGCCTACGGCCGTAAGGATGACGCTCTTGAGGCCAAGGTCAAGGCTCTCTACAAGGAGCTAGATCTCGAGAAGGTCTACCAAGAGTAcgaggagaagatcgtcGGCGagctgaaggagaagatcgctGCCGTGGATGAGTCTGGGGGCCTGAAGAAGGAGGTCTTCAACGCCTTCCTCGGCAAGATCTACAAGCGCTCCAAATAA
- a CDS encoding putative 20S cyclosome subunit has protein sequence MAAQFTEENVQELKFRLEDATIKCSERCLYQSAKWAAEMLDAIVPIDQYDTDPESPMDIPDTPSTRPNPYLRTQDPVEASLEAQESYKYLLAKSYFDTREYDRCAAVFLPPTIPPVALSTSSPNQKKRQSLTPQKGKSKSSQYAGGKDINVSRNPYPRLSQKSLFLALYSKYLAGEKRKDEETEMVLGPADGGATVNRELPDLARGLEGWLTERREKGLEDRNQGWLEYLYGVILLKGRNEEEAKKWLIRSVHLNPFHWGAWQELNDLLSSTEDLKQVVDLLPQNIMTLLFHVYCSQELYQATEDTYQALSELETIFPNSAFLMTQRALLYYHSKDFEEASRIFTEILIASPHRLDSLDHYSNILYVMGARPQLAFVAQVATATDKFRPETCCVVGNYYSLKSEHEKAVMYFRRALTLDRNFLSAWTLMGHEYIEMKNTHAAIESYRRAVDVNRKDYRAWYGLGQAYEVLDMSFYALFYYQRAAALRPYDPKMWQAVGSCYAKMGRVPQSIKALKRALVAGSYYAEDPSQLGGSGRKILDPETLHQIATLYERLGDDEEAAAYMELTLQQESGQMPVEEDASSDNENDDNQSEAGAQKSSRRARQSSTYNQNDDDDDSWHGTGPTVTTSKARLWLARWALRNGDLERADQLAGELCQDGVEVEEAKALMRDVRARREGDE, from the exons ATGGCGGCGCAGTTCACCGAAGAAAATGTGCAGGAGCTCAAGTTCCGGCTCGAAGATGCCACCATAAAATGTTCTGAGCGCTGTTTATACCAGTCTGCCAAATG GGCGGCAGAAATGCTTGATGCCATTGTACCGATTGACCAATATGATACGGATCCCGAATCACCAATGGACATTCCCGATACACCCTCGACCCGTCCAAATCCCTACCTCCGAACCCAAGATCCTGTCGAAGCTTCCCTTGAAGCCCAGGAGTCCTACAAGTACCTCCTGGCAAAATCCTACTTTGATACGCGCGAGTACGACCGCTGCGCAGCAGTGTTTCTGCCGCCTACGATACCCCCCGTTGCACTTTCGACGTCGTCGccgaaccagaagaagagacagtCGTTAACCCCACAGAAGGGCAAGTCAAAGTCATCCCAGTATGCAGGAGGGAAGGATATCAACGTGTCTAGGAACCCATATCCCAGACTGAGTCAGAAGTCATTATTTCTTGCTCTGTACTCCAAGTACTTAGCGGGAGAGAAGcggaaagatgaagagaccGAGATGGTGCTGGGACCGGCTGACGGGGGTGCGACAGTTAATCGAGAGTTGCCGGATCTTGCGCGAGGGCTAGAAGGATGGCTAACCGAGCGTCGAGAGAAGGGATTGGAAGATCGCAATCAGGGCTGGCTAGAGTACCTCTACGGAGTCATTCTTCTTAAGGGACGGAACGAAGAGGAGGCGAAAAAGTGGCTTATAAGGAGCGTGCACTTGAACCCATTCCATTGGGGTGCCTGGCAAGAGTTGAACGATCTTCTCTCGAGCACAGAAGAT TTGAAACAAGTTGTGGACCTGCTCCCGCAGAACATTATGACACTTCTTTTCCACGTATACTGTAGCCAAGAACTATATCAAGCCACTGAAGACACATACCAGGCTCTCTCGGAGCTTGAAACAATCTTCCCCAACAGCGCCTTTCTTATGACACAGAGAGCCCTCCTCTACTACCATTCAAAAG ACTTCGAAGAGGCATCACGTATATTCACCGAGATATTGATTGCGTCTCCTCACCGTCTTGACAGCCTTGACCATTACTCCAATATATTATACGTGATGGGGGCGCGCCCGCAGCTCGCCTTTGTCGCCCAAGTTGCAACCGCAACAGACAAGTTCCGACCCGAAACCTGCTGCGTCGTCGGAAACTACTATTCACTCAAGTCCGAACACGAAAAGGCCGTGATGTACTTCCGTCGCGCCCTCACACTAGACCGCAATTTCCTCTCAGCCTGGACCCTCATGGGCCACGAGTACATCGAGATGAAGAACACGCACGCTGCGATTGAATCCTACCGCCGCGCCGTGGACGTCAACCGCAAAGACTACCGAGCCTGGTACGGTCTCGGCCAGGCATACGAAGTCCTCGACATGTCCTTCTACGCTCTATTCTACTATCAACGTGCCGCCGCACTGCGACCGTATGACCCGAAAATGTGGCAAGCCGTCGGATCCTGCTACGCCAAAATGGGCCGTGTTCCGCAGAGTATCAAAGCCCTCAAACGCGCCCTCGTAGCTGGCTCCTACTACGCTGAAGACCCATCTCAACTGGGAGGCTCAGGCCGCAAGATCCTCGATCCAGAAACCCTCCACCAAATCGCAACACTCTACGAACGTCtcggcgatgatgaagaagcagCCGCCTACATGGAACTCACCCTGCAACAAGAATCAGGCCAAATGCCTGTGGAAGAAGACGCCTCTTCCGACAATGAAAACGACGATAATCAATCTGAGGCCGGAGCTCAGAAGTCCTCACGCCGAGCCCGTCAATCCTCAACATATAACCAGaacgacgacgatgatgactcATGGCACGGCACAGGGCCGACAGTGACAACCTCGAAAGCACGGTTGTGGCTCGCGCGGTGGGCTTTGCGAAACGGGGATCTTGAACGCGCGGATCAGTTGGCGGGTGAATTGTGCCAGGATGGAgtagaggttgaggaggcGAAGGCGTTGATGAGAGATGTGAGGGCTAGAAGGGAAGGAGATGAGTAG
- a CDS encoding ATP dependent DNA ligase domain protein produces MLLEDQRFIHEDLERLEQAIADRVADEPRNIKDRLARDHEIAQFLDRIDEQSKRLLDIYKDADGAREKEIQAISTGDQFEEFYTQLNEIKDFHKRYPNEPVENLERAYKRHEGEPIGMDIDNLFTGEEGFGQFLDLTKAHEDYLNLPGVKRLTYVQYLEVFDAFTPPQMLIKRPNKLSDRYFQYVGELAAYLEGFIKKTRPLQDSDKLFGSFDEEFEKQWAANEVPGWSEETAQNGAQGPQTEGSGEGIWCAACEKEFKNENVYKNHLTGKKHIRAAEAKKASGDSGEKSAAANGVSAVASRLKERAVAEREHRVRSLAKVLDAERQATRTNVERKQGMTERERQMELEALLAESENAGGDRAGDQSDDDGDDRIYNPLKLPLAWDGKPIPYWLYKLHGLGVEYPCEICGNFVYMGRRAFDKHFSEGLHIWGLKCLGITSNTNLFREITRIEDALRLWEKLEHDRKKDKDSRDNVVQMEDAEGNVMPERIYLEYVFPLLRCDENCANVYQSAKAGHPVAAAPSAHYNNKILKATTEARAHDPDAQTVTRWFKQHGRRLRNKDTDQLAVLSCMFPEKRTDRVYWLQDTSLARVIGRCLLLGSSRREELERWRVSGGIDLARCVENVMRQAENHIREGQEVTVEEIDDALNRVASRCRFSGPRVRRQRAAVDVDETLSPLYRRLSSRDAKWLTRMILKNYSPVTLPRNLTLKSFHFLLPHFLLFQDDFEATLNMLVSEPISHFPPHPEPGLARDLGMIAMQHLSPVVGIKIGRPDYYKARSIKHCCQMIGRRRMSIERKYDGEYCQIHVDLSKPSRSIQIFSKSGKDSTADRSGVHHVVRDSLRIGRPGCKFSRRCILEGELLVWSDRHGKIMDFHKLRKFIARSGTFIGTENDSPPQPYEHSMIVFFDILLLDDDVCLKKPHRERRLLLKDVVHVIEGRADISEQRIIDFSRSGSQSHLENIFAKGVAQRWEGFVLKGCEDPYFTIFPSQANGSMGRWIKLKKDYIPGLGDTVDLAIIGGKYDSRDAGGLKQIQRLLWTHFFIGCLLNKEDVLQSRSKPKFRVVDVINRHCMSPKNMQILNQFGEYTACGIDSGHGFDIEYGTGNIPGLGVVFRTPFVVEMLGSGFEKPSGSRYYTLRFPRIMKIHWDRSFEDAASFSELQLLADDARAVPSEELAQEETEWNKRLKLGNGSSEYIVDRSQSLTSSSGVTQSPVKAKPSSI; encoded by the exons ATGCTTCTCGAAGACCAGAGATTCATCCACGAGGATCTGGAGAGACTAGAGCAGGCGATTGCGGATCGCGTTGCCGATGAGCCTCGTAAC ATCAAGGATCGCTTAGCTCGCGACCATGAAATCGCTCAGTTTCTGGACCGCATAGACGAACAGTCGAAGAGACTACTAGACATCTACAAAGACGCGGACGGCGCACGCGAGAAGGAGATCCAGGCTATCTCGACCGGCGACCAATTCGAGGAGTTTTATACGCAACTAAACGAGATCAAAGATTTTCACAAGCGCTATCCCAATGAGCCCGTGGAGAACTTGGAGCGAGCATACAAACGCCATGAGGGCGAGCCGATCGGAATGGACATCGATAACCTGTTTACGGGTGAAGAAGGCTTCGGACAATTTTTGGACCTTACAAAAGCGCACGAAGATTACCTGAACCTGCCTGGCGTTAAGAGATTAACGTACGTTCAGTACCTCGAGGTGTTTGACGCTTTCACGCCCCCGCAGATGCTTATCAAGCGGCCCAATAAGCTTTCCGATAGGTATTTTCAGTATGTTGGAGAGCTTGCGGCATACTTGGAGGGGTTTATCAAGAAGACTAGGCCGCTGCAGGACTCGGATAAGCTTTTTGGTAGCTTTGATGAGGAGTTTGAGAAGCAGTGGGCGGCTAATGAGGTCCCTGGGTGGTCGGAGGAGACGGCTCAGAATGGTGCTCAGGGCCCGCAGACTGAAGGATCTGGAGAGGGTATCTGGTGCGCTGCGTGTGAAAAGGAGTTTAAGAACGAGAACGTCTACAAGAATCACTTGACAGGCAAGAAACACATTCGCGCCGCCGAGGCCAAAAAGGCTTCCGGTGACTCTGGCGAGAagtcagcagcagcaaatgGTGTTTCGGCCGTTGCTTCTCGTTTGAAGGAACGCGCTGTGGCAGAGCGTGAGCACCGTGTTCGGTCGTTGGCGAAGGTGTTGGACGCTGAGCGTCAAGCCACGCGGACCAACGTTGAGCGGAAGCAGGGTATGACTGAGAGAGAACGTCAGATGGAACTCGAAGCGCTGCTCGCAGAATCCGAAAATGCTGGCGGTGATCGTGCAGGCGATCAATCtgacgatgatggagatgaccGGATTTACAACCCGCTTAAGCTGCCGCTTGCTTGGGATGGAAAGCCCATTCCTTACTGGCTGTACAAGCTGCACGGTTTGGGTGTTGAGTACCCCTGTGAGATTTGCGGCAACTTCGTGTACATGGGTCGTCGCGCCTTTGACAAGCACTTCTCGGAAGGCTTGCATATCTGGGGTCTAAAGTGTCTGGGTATCACCTCGAATACGAACCTTTTCCGCGAGATCACCAGGATCGAGGACGCCCTTCGATTGTGGGAAAAGCTTGAGCATGACCGCAAGAAAGATAAGGACAGCCGCGACAACGTGGTGCAGATGGAGGACGCAGAGGGCAACGTGATGCCAGAAAGGATCTACTTGGAGTAtgttttccctctcttaCGATGCGACGAGAATTGTGCTAACGTTTACCAGTCTGCAAAAGCAGGGCATCCTGTAGCCGCTGCTCCCTCTGCTCATTAC AATAACAAGATTCTGAAAGCTACTACTGAAGCAAGAGCCCATGATCCAGACGCTCAGACGGTGACCCGGTGGTTCAAGCAACATGGCAGACGGCTCCGCAATAAAGACACCGACCAGTTGGCCGTCCTCTCGTGCATGTTCCCAGAGAAGCGGACAGACAGAGTTTACTGGCTACAGGATACATCCCTGGCAAGGGTAATAGGACGTTGTCTACTTCTCGGGTCATCCCGGCGGGAAGAGCTCGAGCGATGGCGCGTTTCCGGGGGCATAGATCTGGCACGATGCGTGGAGAATGTCATGCGACAGGCCGAAAACCACATCCGCGAAGGCCAGGAGGTAACCGTCGAGGAGATTGATGATGCCTTGAACAGAGTTGCATCTCGGTGCAGATTTTCCGGGCCCCGTGTGCGTAGACAACGGGCTGCGGTTGATGTAGATGAGACGCTGTCTCCTCTATACCGACGATTGAGTAGTAGAGATGCGAAATGGCTGACTCGCATGATACTCAAGAACTATTCTCCTGTGACTTTACCGCGGAATCTAACGCTGAAGAGCTTTCATTTTTTGCTTCCGCATTTTCTGCTTTTTCAGGATGATTTTGAGGCGACGCTGAATATGCTGGTGTCGGAGCCTATTAGTCACTTTCCACCACATCCAGAGCCAGGGCTGGCTAGGGACTTGGGGATGATAGCTATGCAACATTTGAGTCCAGTGGTTGGCATTAAGATCGGGCGACCGGACTACTACAAGGCTCGGAGTATCAAGCACTGCTGTCAGATGATTGGTCGCCGTCGGATGAGTATAGAGAGGAAGTACGATGGTGAATACTGTCAAATACACGTTGATCTCTCGAAGCCTTCTAGGTCTATTCAGATATTCTCGAAAAGTGGTAAGGATTCTACTGCAGATAGGTCAGGGGTCCATCACGTTGTCAGAGATTCCTTGAGAATAGGAAGGCCGGGGTGCAAATTCTCTCGTCGGTGTATTCTGGAAGGTGAGCTACTTGTTTGGAGCGATCGACATGGCAAAATTATGGATTTCCATAAGCTACGCAAGTTTATCGCCCGTTCTGGCACTTTCATTGGGACGGAGAATGATTCCCC GCCACAACCTTATGAGCATTCGATGATTGTGTTTTTCgatatcctcctccttgACGACGACGTTTGCTTGAAAAAACCACACCGAGAGCGACGATTACTATTGAAAGACGTAGTACATGTAATCGAAGGCCGCGCAGACATCTCCGAACAACGAATCATAGACTTCTCCCGGTCTGGGAGTCAGTCGCACCTAGAAAATATCTTCGCCAAGGGCGTCGCTCAGCGATGGGAAGGGTTTGTCTTAAAAGGCTGCGAAGACCCCTacttcaccatctttccCAGCCAAGCAAATGGCTCCATGGGCCGCTGGATTAAGCTTAAGAAAGACTACATCCCAGGTCTAGGTGATACGGTAGACCTTGCGATCATCGGCGGAAAATATGATTCTCGAGACGCCGGTGGCTTAAAGCAGATCCAAAGGTTATTATGGACACATTTCTTCATTGGATGTCTTCTCAATAAAGAGGATGTTTTGCAGTCCAGATCTAAGCCTAAATTTCGGGTGGTCGATGTGATCAATCGTCATTGCATGAGCCCGAAGAACATGCAGATCCTCAATCAGTTTGGGGAGTACACTGCCTGCGGCATTGATTCAGGGCATGGGTTCGATATAGAGTACGGGACGGGCAACATCCCCGGCCTGGGTGTTGTTTTCAGGACTCCTTTTGTTGTCGAGATGCTAGGTAGCGGGTTTGAGAAACCATCAGGCTCCAGATATTATACGCTTCGCTTCCCGAGAATCATGAAGATTCATTGGGATAGATCGTTTGAGGATGCAGCATCGTTTTCAGAGCTACAGCTTCTGGCTGACGATGCCCGGGCAGTCCCCTCAGAAGAGCTGGCGCAAGAAGAAACTGAATGGAATAAACGTCTTAAGCTGGGGAACGGCTCGTCGGAGTATATAGTCGATCGATCCCAGAGCTTGACTAGCTCTTCAGGAGTGACCCAGAGTCCAGTGAAA GCCAAGCCCTCCTCGATCTAG
- a CDS encoding putative eukaryotic translation initiation factor eIF-4A subunit (ATP-dependent RNA helicase fal1) yields the protein MADGIDRRADDRMEFNTSKEVTVAPTFEDMHLKESLLRGIYAYGYESPSAVQSRAIVQICKGRDTIAQAQSGTGKTATFSISILQVIDTVVRESQALVLSPTRELATQIQSVIMALGDYMNVQCHACIGGTNIGEDIRKLDYGQHVVSGTPGRVADMIRRRHLRTRHIKMLVLDEADELLNRGFREQIYDVYRYLPPATQVVVVSATLPYDVLDMTTKFMTDPVRVLVKRDELTLEGIKQYFIAVEKEEWKFDTLCDLYDTLTITQAVIFCNTRRKVDWLTDKMREANFTVSSMHGEMPQKERDSIMQDFRQGNSRVLISTDVWARGIDVQQVSLVINYDLPTNRENYIHRIGRSGRFGRKGVAINFVTSDDVRILRDIELYYSTQIDEMPMNVADLLS from the exons ATGGCGGACGGCATTGACAGACGGGCAGATG ACCGCATGGAGTTCAACACCTCCAAGGAGGTCACGGTTGCTCCTACCTTCGAGGACATGCACTTGAAGGAGAGCCTCCTGCGCGGTATCTACGCTTACGGCTACGAGTCTCCATCGGCAGTGCAATCGCGAGCCATCGTGCAGATCTGCAAAGGCCGCGACACGATTGCCCAGGCGCAGTCCGGTACAGGTAAAACGGCTACCTTCTCGATCAGTATCCTGCAGGTCATCGACACCGTTGTGCGCGAGAGTCAAGCGCTCGTGCTATCCCCGACTCGCGAACTTGCCACGCAGATCCAGTCCGTCATCATGGCGCTCGGCGACTACATGAACGTGCAATGCCACGCCTGCATCGGAGGCACGAATATCGGCGAGGACATCCGGAAGCTGGACTACGGACAGCACGTCGTTTCCGGTACGCCTGGTCGTGTCGCGGATATGATCCGTCGGCGCCACCTGCGCACCCGCCACATCAAGATGCTGGTGCTGGATGAAGCCGACGAGCTGCTCAACCGCGGTTTCCGTGAACAGATCTACGACGTCTACCGCTACCTGCCCCCGGCCACGCAGGTGGTGGTCGTCTCCGCGACCCTCCCCTACGACGTCCTGGACATGACGACGAAGTTCATGACCGACCCCGTGCGCGTGCTGGTCAAGCGTGACGAGTTGACCCTGGAAGGCATTAAGCAGTACTTCATCgcggtggagaaggaagaatggaaatTCGACACCTTGTGTGATCTCTACGATACACTCACCATCACCCAGGCCGTGATCTTCTGCAACACGCGCCGCAAGGTCGACTGGCTGACGGACAAGATGCGCGAGGCCAACTTCACCGTGTCCAGCATGCACGGCGAGATGCCCCAGAAGGAACGTGACAGTATCATGCAGGACTTCCGCCAGGGTAACTCGCGAGTGCTTATCTCGACCGACGTCTGGGCCCGTGGTATCGACGTCCAACAGGTCTCCCTGGTCATCAACTATGATCTCCCCACCAACCGTGAAAACTACATCCACCGTATCGGTCGTAGCGGTCGTTTCGGAAGGAAGGGTGTCGCCATCAACTTCGTTACCAGCGATGACGTGCGGATCCTCCGTGATATCGAATTGTACTACTCCACACAGATCGATGAGATGCCTATGAACG TCGCCGATCTCCTCTCATAA
- a CDS encoding putative catabolite degradation protein has protein sequence VCSPGSSTEPDHPFTYIPSSTAPDRPDPPIPIEPTSSYPRSAAASDNILSSSRSDPSVDSSYPAVGASGNFYLSSTRRRRRPSTPGVSESNIDGTGGLTGDHTASEAGISEQRVVYANTAEGHSPSPKRRRLTNMRPDGVSSANGPSHVSNGSVASPSHKVGLSHSLNGQASHASSNGDLQTNGVQKSSAVPPSYFGHDREEVTRILIQSLYELGYNGAASLLSKESGYQLESPAVAAFRGAVLAGRWAEAERILVQSFYPDGTRRTTSGDGDLPTKERLVLVESADMNEMLFYLRQQKFLELLEARNLSAALTVLRHELTPLNYDIGRLHALSSLLMCPPEHLHDQAGWDGSITSSRERLLSELSKSISPSVMIPDNRLAILLDHVKQNQINQCLYHNTATPPSLYSDHMCDRADFPSRPGIELSQHSDEVWYCQFSHDGTKLVTAGRDHSVIIYDTSTFAVLHKLMEHDDGVAHACWSPDDSKLITCSQDKKARVWSVDTGRCLLTINHHRQPVTAAAWAADGDSFVTASLDKDSHLCHWSMRGHALHMWQGDFRVQDCAITPDGRRLIAADVEEKIHVYDFLTHEEEYCLALKSKPTSVAVSKDSRHMLVNLSEGQIQLIDIDTTDVIRRFQGQKQGSFVIRSAFGGAAENFVVSGSEGKSFYVTLCSCFFAHCSKDSRVYVWHKENGTLVETLEGHIAGCVNAISWNPTNPGLFASAGDDCLVRIWTRERDANSHTTARTQRPTSASGFARTSALRSTMSF, from the exons GTCTGCTCCCCTGGTTCTTCTACAGAGCCAG ACCATCCCTTCACCTATATACCCTCCTCCACCGCTCCCGACCGCCCTGACCCTCCTATCCCCATTGAACCTACGTCGTCATACCCGAGAAGCGCTGCCGCTTCCGATAACATCCTGTCGTCATCCCGCTCAGATCCCTCCGTCGACAGCTCTTACCCGGCCGTCGGTGCTTCTGGGAATTTCTATCTGTCGTCCActcgccgccgccgccgcccgAGTACCCCTGGTGTATCTGAATCCAACATCGACGGAACAGGAGGCCTGACCGGAGATCATACGGCAAGCGAAGCCGGCATCTCGGAACAAAGAGTCGTATACGCAAATACCGCAGAGGGCCACTCGCCGTCCCCCAAGCGCAGGCGCCTGACAAATATGCGTCCCGATGGAGTTTCAAGTGCAAATGGCCCTTCCCACGTTTCTAACGGCTCCGTTGCCTCGCCGTCTCACAAGGTGGGTCTTTCCCACTCCCTGAACGGCCAGGCTTCGCACGCTTCCTCTAACGGCGACCTTCAGACGAATGGAGTACAGAAGTCCTCGGCCGTCCCTCCATCCTATTTCGGGCATGACCGCGAAGAAGTGACACGCATCCTCATTCAAAGTTTGTACGAGCTTGGTTATAATGGAGCAGCTTCACTATTGAGCAAGGAGAGTGGTTATCAGTTGGAGAGCCCGGCAGTTGCTGCATTCAGAGGTGCAGTGCTTGCAGGACGTTGGGCGGAGGCGGAGCGAATTTTGGTACAGTCATTTTATCCGGACGGGACAAGGCGGACGACGAGCGGCGACGGTGACCTTCCGACGAAGGAGAGGTTGGTATTGGTGGAAAGTGCGGACATGAATGAGATGCTCTTCTACCTGCGACAGCAGAAGTTTTTGGAATTGCTAGAGGCTCGTAATCTTTCTGCGGCTCTGACCGTTCTTCGGCATGAGTTGACTCCGCTTAATTATGATATCGGGCGCCTACATGCTCTATCTAG CCTTCTTATGTGCCCCCCGGAACATCTTCATGATCAAGCCGGCTGGGATGGCTCGATAACTTCTTCTCGTGAGAGATTGCTATCGGAATTATCAA AATCTATATCGCCGTCAGTCATGATTCCTGACAACCGTCTTGCGATATTACTGGATCATGTCAAGCAAAATCAGATCAACCAGTGCTTATACCACAACACAGCAACTCCACCATCGTTATATTCTGATCACATGTGCGATCGAGCGGACTTCCCGTCTCGACCGGGGATTGAATTAAGTCAGCATTCGGATGAGGTCTGGTACTGTCAATTCTCTCATGATGGCACAAAGTTAGTCACGGCAGGCCGCGACCACAGTGTCATTATCTACGATACCAGCACTTTTGCTGTGCTGCATAAATTGATGGAGCATGATGACGGTGTTGCACATGCTTGTTGGAGCCCGGATGACTCGAAACTCATCACTTGCTCTCAGGATAAAAAGGCCCGTGTGTGGAGTGTGGAT ACTGGGCGATGCCTATTGACCATTAATCATCATCGACAGCCGGTTACAGCTGCAGCCTGGGCTGCAGACGGGGACTCTTTTGTAACAGCCTCTCTTGACAAGGACTCGCACCTATGTCATTGGAGTATGCGCGGCCACGCTCTGCACATGTGGCAGGGTGACTTCCGTGTACAGGATTGTGCCATCACGCCTGATGGACGACGCCTAATCGCTGccgatgttgaagagaagatccACGTGTATGACTTCCTCACCCACGAGGAGGAATATTGCCTGGCCTTGAAGAGCAAGCCCACATCGGTTGCAGTCAGCAAAGATTCCCGCCACATGCTTGTGAACTTATCAGAAGGTCAAATACAACTCATTGATATTGACACGACCGATGTAATCCGACGTTTCCAAGGCCAAAAACAGGGGTCTTTTGTCATTCGGAGTGCTTTCGGAGGAGCTGCAGAGAATTTTGTCGTTAGTGGAAGTGAAGGTAAGTCATTCTATGTCACTCTTTGCTCATGTTTCTTCGCTCACTGTTCCAAAGACTCTCGAGTTTATGTTTGGCACAAAGAAAATGGGACTCTGGTAGAAACTCTGGAGGGTCACATTGCTGGGTGTGTCAACGCAATCTCCTGGAACCCTACAAACCCCGGATTGTTCGCGTCCGCAGGCGATGATTGCTTGGTTAGAAT TTGGACCCGGGAGCGCGACGCGAACTCTCATACTACGGCTCGTACACAACGACCGACATCGGCCAGCGGTTTCGCCCGCACGAGTGCTCTACGATCAACAATGAGCTTCTAA